A genomic window from Exiguobacterium acetylicum DSM 20416 includes:
- a CDS encoding PstS family phosphate ABC transporter substrate-binding protein: protein MSWMKKTALITTVASIAVVGAACGNDKGGSASSSDLKGKIAIDGSSTVFPIMEAVGEEYSMEQPDVDVTVGVSGTGGGFKRFVVGETDLSNASREIKEEEEAEAKKNNIEFTKMALAYDGLTVAVSKENTWVKELSMEQLEKIWLDPNIKTWKDVDSSYPAEPLKFFSPGKDSGTFDFFSEEVLEKKDMRKDVQLSEDDNVLVKGVEGTKGAIGYFGYAYYAENKDKLKEVPLSAEGKDAVDPTPETIKDFSYPLSREIYTYINNKSMKDKKQVADFVQFTNENAGDLAEEVGYIKMPQDRYDENAKAIEDAMK, encoded by the coding sequence ATGTCTTGGATGAAAAAAACAGCACTCATCACAACGGTAGCATCAATCGCAGTAGTGGGGGCAGCATGTGGTAACGATAAAGGCGGTTCTGCTAGTTCATCTGATTTAAAAGGAAAAATCGCAATCGACGGTTCTTCTACTGTCTTCCCGATCATGGAAGCTGTCGGTGAAGAATATTCGATGGAACAACCTGACGTAGATGTCACAGTCGGTGTCTCTGGTACAGGTGGCGGATTCAAACGCTTCGTCGTTGGGGAAACAGATCTTTCAAACGCGTCGCGTGAAATTAAAGAAGAAGAAGAAGCTGAAGCGAAAAAGAACAACATTGAATTCACAAAAATGGCACTCGCATATGACGGTTTGACTGTCGCAGTCAGCAAAGAAAATACATGGGTAAAAGAACTCTCAATGGAGCAACTCGAGAAAATCTGGCTCGATCCGAACATCAAGACTTGGAAAGATGTCGATTCTTCTTATCCGGCTGAACCATTGAAATTCTTCAGCCCAGGTAAAGACTCAGGAACATTCGACTTCTTCTCTGAGGAAGTACTTGAGAAAAAAGATATGCGTAAAGATGTTCAATTATCAGAAGACGATAACGTTCTCGTCAAAGGTGTTGAAGGAACGAAAGGCGCAATCGGATACTTCGGATATGCGTACTACGCAGAGAATAAAGATAAGTTGAAGGAAGTACCACTTTCTGCTGAAGGCAAAGATGCAGTTGATCCAACACCAGAAACGATCAAAGATTTTTCTTATCCACTGTCACGTGAAATCTACACGTACATCAATAACAAATCGATGAAAGACAAAAAACAAGTCGCTGATTTCGTTCAGTTCACGAACGAAAACGCTGGTGATCTTGCTGAAGAAGTTGGATATATCAAAATGCCGCAAGATCGTTACGATGAAAACGCAAAAGCAATTGAAGATGCAATGAAATAA
- the pstC gene encoding phosphate ABC transporter permease subunit PstC — MSSPQNKSVRELIQQNRQQKYSMKNVMERVMPIVLFLCAFVSVVTTIGIILTLVIETEHFFEVVPFKEFFGSTSWYPLNSQPEYGIWPLVVGTLEITVIAMLVAVPIGLTSAIYLSEYASDRARRILKPILEVLAGVPTIVFGFFALTFVTPLLVKLIPGIQIYNALSPGIVVGIMIIPMIASISEDAMSSVPKKIRDGALALGSTRLEVALKVVVPAALSGIIASIVLGMSRAIGETMIVTIAGGSNPTAAIDPLEPVQTMTAYIVQVALGDAGFGTVEYYSIYAVGTLLFVFTLVMNLLANWITRRFREEY, encoded by the coding sequence ATGAGTTCACCACAAAATAAATCGGTTCGCGAGCTGATTCAACAGAACCGACAGCAAAAATATAGTATGAAAAACGTCATGGAACGCGTCATGCCGATCGTGTTATTCCTTTGTGCGTTTGTCTCGGTCGTTACGACCATCGGCATCATTCTCACGTTAGTCATTGAAACAGAACACTTCTTCGAAGTCGTTCCGTTCAAGGAATTCTTCGGCAGTACGAGCTGGTATCCACTCAACTCACAACCAGAGTATGGAATTTGGCCACTTGTCGTCGGTACGCTTGAGATTACCGTGATTGCGATGCTAGTTGCCGTGCCGATCGGTCTCACATCAGCGATTTATTTAAGTGAGTACGCGTCAGACCGCGCACGCCGTATCTTAAAACCAATTCTTGAAGTGTTAGCAGGTGTTCCAACGATCGTCTTCGGATTCTTCGCATTGACGTTCGTTACACCATTGCTTGTCAAGTTGATTCCAGGTATTCAAATTTACAATGCGCTCAGTCCGGGGATCGTCGTCGGGATCATGATCATTCCAATGATTGCTTCGATTTCTGAGGATGCGATGAGCTCTGTTCCGAAAAAAATTCGTGATGGTGCGCTTGCACTCGGTTCGACTCGTCTTGAAGTTGCATTGAAAGTCGTTGTTCCAGCTGCATTATCAGGTATTATTGCATCGATCGTACTCGGTATGTCACGTGCAATCGGGGAGACGATGATCGTAACAATCGCTGGTGGTTCGAATCCGACAGCTGCGATCGATCCACTCGAGCCAGTCCAAACGATGACAGCGTATATCGTTCAGGTCGCCTTAGGTGATGCTGGATTTGGAACTGTCGAATATTACAGTATCTATGCGGTTGGTACACTCTTGTTCGTCTTCACATTAGTGATGAACTTACTTGCGAACTGGATCACACGCCGCTTCAGAGAGGAGTACTAA
- the pstA gene encoding phosphate ABC transporter permease PstA: protein MALPEKQPVSKKFIDPVAVKKSISQRLVVNNVTKVIFLAGLFFGLVVLGILLFGVIRDGASWLSLEFLQNAPSRRSERAGIYPALMGSIFLMLLIIPMIFIIGVGAAIYLEEYAKKSRMTSFIEVNISNLAGVPSIVFGLLGLTFFVRNMGFGSTLIAGALTLALMSLPVVIVSSQEAIRAVPQAMRHASLALGASKWQTTFKVVLPASLPGVITGIILAVSRAIGETAPLIMVGAAIFIARAPESIFSEFTALPIQIYNWTSRPQADFQGLAAAGIIVLMVILLTMNSLAIWIRNRFSKRY from the coding sequence ATGGCCTTACCAGAAAAGCAACCTGTCTCGAAAAAATTCATTGATCCGGTCGCGGTGAAGAAATCGATTAGCCAGCGACTCGTCGTCAACAACGTCACAAAAGTCATTTTCCTTGCTGGACTGTTCTTTGGTCTCGTCGTCTTAGGTATTCTTCTGTTCGGCGTCATCCGTGACGGTGCTTCATGGTTATCACTTGAGTTTCTGCAAAATGCACCATCACGCCGTTCGGAACGTGCTGGGATTTATCCAGCTTTAATGGGATCGATCTTCTTGATGCTTTTGATCATCCCAATGATTTTCATCATTGGTGTCGGAGCAGCGATTTATCTAGAAGAGTATGCGAAAAAGAGTCGGATGACTTCATTCATCGAAGTCAACATCTCAAACCTTGCAGGTGTACCATCGATCGTCTTCGGTTTACTTGGTTTGACGTTCTTCGTACGTAACATGGGCTTCGGTTCAACATTGATTGCAGGAGCATTGACACTAGCATTGATGAGTCTTCCGGTCGTCATCGTCTCGTCTCAAGAGGCAATCCGTGCCGTTCCACAAGCAATGCGTCATGCATCACTTGCACTCGGTGCGTCAAAATGGCAAACGACGTTCAAAGTCGTTCTTCCGGCATCATTACCGGGTGTCATTACTGGGATCATCTTGGCTGTATCCCGAGCAATTGGTGAAACAGCACCACTTATCATGGTCGGAGCTGCGATTTTCATCGCTCGTGCGCCAGAAAGTATTTTCTCGGAGTTCACAGCATTACCGATTCAAATCTACAACTGGACAAGTCGTCCACAAGCGGACTTCCAAGGACTTGCAGCGGCAGGCATCATCGTCTTAATGGTTATCCTCTTGACGATGAATTCACTTGCAATCTGGATTCGGAACCGATTCTCAAAACGCTATTAA
- the pstB gene encoding phosphate ABC transporter ATP-binding protein PstB, with product MNQPVAARESVYNVKDLNLWYGDDHALKDVNLDIKKNEVTAIIGPSGCGKSTFIKTLNRMVELVPIVRTNGAIEYHGRNIFDKEYGVEELRTSVGMVFQQPNPFPKSIYDNIAYGPRVHGVKNKKILDEIVERSLRRAAIWDEVKDRLNENAYGLSGGQQQRLCIARCLAIEPDVILMDEPTSALDPISTLKVEELVQELKSDYSIIIVTHNMQQAARVSDKTAFFLNGEVVEFDQTDRIFGNPSDKRTEDYISGRFG from the coding sequence ATGAACCAACCAGTAGCAGCACGTGAGAGCGTCTATAACGTCAAAGACTTAAACTTATGGTACGGTGACGATCATGCGCTGAAAGATGTCAATCTCGATATTAAGAAAAATGAAGTCACGGCAATCATTGGACCGTCTGGTTGCGGGAAATCGACATTCATCAAAACATTGAATCGAATGGTCGAACTCGTTCCGATCGTACGGACGAATGGTGCAATCGAGTATCACGGCCGTAATATCTTTGATAAAGAATACGGTGTCGAAGAATTACGGACATCGGTCGGAATGGTCTTCCAGCAACCGAACCCATTCCCAAAATCAATTTATGACAACATCGCTTATGGTCCCCGTGTCCATGGCGTCAAAAACAAAAAAATCCTCGACGAGATCGTTGAACGCAGTTTACGCCGTGCAGCGATCTGGGATGAAGTCAAAGATCGCTTGAACGAAAATGCCTATGGTCTTTCTGGTGGTCAGCAACAACGTCTTTGTATCGCGCGTTGCCTTGCAATCGAGCCAGATGTCATCTTGATGGATGAGCCGACATCGGCACTTGACCCGATTTCTACATTAAAAGTAGAAGAACTCGTCCAAGAGTTAAAATCAGACTACTCGATCATCATCGTGACACACAACATGCAACAGGCGGCACGTGTTTCGGATAAAACAGCGTTCTTCTTGAATGGTGAAGTCGTCGAGTTCGATCAAACAGACCGGATCTTTGGCAATCCGAGTGACAAGCGGACGGAAGATTACATTTCAGGACGATTCGGATAA
- the phoU gene encoding phosphate signaling complex protein PhoU produces MAANRTIFGENLAILDQKVFLLARKTMQQIATTAEALEKYDQDIARSVIENDNELDDLELEINDDAILLIAKQQPVATDLRRIITAMKISSDLERIADYAGNISKAVLRVETFPYVIDISLLKEAFETLLDMTETAIVAYRDGDVEKAKALSDLDNVIDETTYKALRQYMRHMSLQPIVVDEVMQFTNICRYIERMGDHLTNVGEHLIYLEKGKHYDLNG; encoded by the coding sequence ATGGCAGCGAACCGTACGATTTTTGGAGAAAATCTTGCAATACTCGATCAAAAGGTTTTTTTACTGGCTCGTAAGACGATGCAACAGATCGCAACGACGGCAGAAGCACTCGAAAAATATGATCAAGACATCGCGCGGAGTGTCATCGAAAACGATAATGAACTCGATGATCTTGAGCTTGAAATCAACGATGATGCGATCCTATTAATCGCGAAGCAACAACCCGTTGCGACAGATTTAAGACGAATCATCACGGCGATGAAAATTTCGTCGGATCTCGAACGGATTGCCGATTATGCGGGGAATATCTCAAAAGCGGTTCTTCGTGTCGAAACATTCCCGTATGTCATCGATATCTCTTTGTTGAAGGAAGCATTCGAGACATTACTGGATATGACGGAAACTGCAATCGTCGCCTATCGTGACGGAGATGTCGAGAAAGCAAAAGCCTTGTCTGATCTCGATAACGTCATTGATGAGACGACATATAAGGCACTTCGTCAGTACATGCGTCATATGTCGCTTCAGCCGATCGTCGTCGATGAAGTCATGCAATTCACGAATATTTGTCGCTATATCGAGCGGATGGGTGATCACTTGACGAACGTCGGGGAGCATCTGATCTATCTCGAAAAAGGAAAACATTATGATTTAAACGGATGA
- a CDS encoding DUF4912 domain-containing protein: MLEQIIKMKEQGLTTKQIAAQLDTTEGKIKYAWTKYRKSLTEQPSAAAPKVKSKTVKQTKKSTAPVLDVVPSVHLVPSLERDAFGMATHYEDDILHAIVQSPTALYVYWELSELSKQLLETHYHTTFDSFRKELRIIDVTLVEYEQGQANRTYQFELPEMTNAWFVRPVTPNTTYIIEWGIQTIDGDFVPVLRSKPVETPRDEPVTDGRFAEVVQHWQYGEVEQPEWVEVLRPYSYFDRVR; the protein is encoded by the coding sequence ATGCTTGAGCAAATCATTAAAATGAAAGAACAAGGGCTGACAACAAAACAAATCGCAGCTCAATTGGATACGACTGAAGGTAAAATCAAATATGCTTGGACTAAATATCGTAAATCGTTAACAGAACAACCTTCTGCAGCAGCGCCGAAAGTAAAATCAAAAACGGTCAAGCAGACGAAAAAGTCGACTGCACCGGTTTTAGACGTCGTACCGTCTGTGCACTTGGTACCTTCGCTAGAACGCGACGCGTTTGGAATGGCGACGCATTACGAGGATGACATCCTCCACGCCATCGTTCAGTCACCGACAGCGTTATACGTCTACTGGGAATTATCTGAACTGTCGAAACAGTTGCTTGAGACGCACTATCACACGACGTTTGATTCGTTCCGTAAAGAATTACGCATCATTGATGTCACGCTTGTTGAATACGAACAAGGACAAGCGAACCGAACGTATCAGTTTGAACTACCGGAAATGACGAACGCTTGGTTCGTACGACCGGTAACCCCGAATACTACATACATCATTGAATGGGGCATTCAAACAATCGACGGGGACTTTGTTCCAGTACTGCGTTCAAAACCAGTCGAAACGCCACGTGATGAACCAGTCACGGACGGACGGTTCGCGGAAGTCGTGCAACATTGGCAATACGGAGAGGTCGAACAACCGGAATGGGTCGAAGTATTACGTCCGTATTCCTATTTCGATCGCGTCCGATAA
- a CDS encoding 1,4-alpha-glucan branching protein domain-containing protein, which translates to MRKGYFSLVLHAHLPYIRHEEAHRLEERWMYEAISETYIPLLWEVDRLSRPLGWTVSISPPVIEMLADPLIQERYIEHIEDTLRLINQELERELDQKERDALLFYQDRYQDLLNTFLHWEKDLNRAFRHYKEQGYLDLITCTATHGFSPHMLSEQAARSEIQTGLNCFERHYGFRPSGLWMPECAYTPGLDRILYEEGIRYTFVDEHSILNADPSPQHGIGAPVYSPHGVALFPRDQIISGKIWSSVIGYPGHPDYREFYRDLAYDREWDQIAEFMHPEGLRYDTGLKLHRVTGETDQKDYYVRDWAWQRTSEHAADFAQALGEHLDAHQGQDFPPFLVTAPFDAELFGHWWFEGPDFLGKAMERLEDQGIESISPAIFLERHFQDIDTAHVAMGTWGRKGYAEVWINERNDWMIRHLHQLEKRLAGVVARNRHQDALTVKAKRQLIREYLLAVSSDWPFILDGQTTAQYAANRFREHILRFEETERRLDAEELTVEWLDDRYREYPFLQDSDIEPDVFLTAHDYYVAVKREKSWNTDAILLFIRQYDASDRPASELARRLAAAGENVYVVTEHQEAYRFEEGVHVYGVQVTGLPLVQTYNQLAALNLAFLRQAQALSKIVDFAVIHNFNMETASAAQAIAKIKELPLVSNVYDIESERSPDRSGGLVVALKRLEGDALRQSAIVYLEREESRHGVEQEYHVEKKPLRFEENLEKPYQHVTNPKKNG; encoded by the coding sequence ATGCGAAAAGGATATTTTTCACTCGTCTTACATGCACATTTACCATATATCCGTCATGAAGAGGCACATCGCTTAGAAGAACGGTGGATGTATGAAGCGATTTCAGAAACTTACATCCCGTTGCTTTGGGAAGTCGATCGTTTGTCACGTCCGCTCGGATGGACGGTCAGCATTTCACCACCCGTCATCGAGATGCTTGCCGACCCATTGATTCAAGAGCGTTATATTGAGCATATCGAGGATACGTTACGATTGATCAATCAAGAACTAGAGCGAGAGCTCGATCAAAAGGAACGAGATGCGCTTCTATTCTATCAAGACCGCTATCAAGATTTATTAAATACGTTCCTTCACTGGGAAAAGGATTTGAACCGGGCATTCCGTCATTACAAGGAGCAAGGGTATCTCGATTTGATTACGTGTACGGCGACACACGGTTTCAGTCCGCACATGTTGTCTGAACAAGCGGCACGTTCTGAAATTCAAACGGGATTGAACTGTTTCGAACGTCATTACGGATTCCGTCCGTCAGGTCTTTGGATGCCAGAATGTGCGTATACGCCAGGACTTGACCGTATTTTGTACGAAGAGGGCATTCGTTATACATTTGTCGACGAACATTCAATTTTAAACGCGGATCCGTCACCGCAACACGGAATCGGAGCACCTGTTTATTCGCCACACGGTGTGGCACTCTTCCCGCGTGATCAAATCATTTCCGGGAAGATTTGGAGCTCTGTCATCGGATACCCGGGTCATCCGGATTACCGCGAGTTTTATCGTGACCTTGCGTACGATCGAGAGTGGGATCAAATCGCTGAGTTCATGCACCCGGAAGGCTTACGTTATGATACAGGGTTGAAATTGCATCGTGTAACAGGAGAAACGGATCAAAAAGACTATTACGTCCGTGATTGGGCATGGCAACGGACAAGTGAGCACGCAGCAGACTTCGCACAAGCACTCGGTGAACATTTAGATGCGCATCAAGGACAAGACTTCCCACCGTTCCTTGTCACAGCACCATTTGATGCCGAATTGTTCGGTCACTGGTGGTTTGAAGGTCCCGACTTCCTCGGTAAAGCGATGGAACGTTTAGAAGACCAAGGAATTGAGTCGATTTCACCAGCGATCTTCCTCGAACGTCACTTCCAAGACATCGACACGGCACATGTCGCGATGGGAACGTGGGGACGAAAAGGCTACGCGGAAGTCTGGATCAATGAACGGAATGACTGGATGATTCGTCATCTCCATCAGCTTGAAAAGAGACTAGCAGGTGTCGTAGCCCGAAATCGTCATCAAGATGCGTTGACTGTCAAAGCGAAGCGTCAACTCATTCGAGAATACCTCCTCGCTGTCTCGAGCGACTGGCCGTTCATCCTCGATGGACAGACGACAGCGCAATACGCTGCGAACCGTTTCCGTGAGCACATCTTACGTTTTGAAGAAACCGAGCGTCGACTGGATGCTGAGGAGCTGACGGTGGAATGGTTGGATGATCGATATCGCGAATATCCTTTCCTTCAAGATTCAGATATTGAACCAGATGTCTTCTTGACGGCACATGATTACTACGTGGCAGTGAAGCGTGAGAAATCTTGGAATACAGACGCCATCTTATTGTTCATCCGACAATATGATGCGTCAGATCGGCCAGCTTCGGAGCTCGCTCGACGGCTCGCTGCTGCTGGTGAGAATGTCTATGTCGTCACGGAACATCAGGAGGCGTATCGATTTGAAGAAGGCGTTCATGTTTACGGAGTGCAAGTGACGGGTCTACCGCTCGTTCAAACTTATAACCAATTGGCGGCTCTAAACTTAGCCTTCTTACGTCAAGCGCAAGCCTTGAGTAAGATCGTTGATTTCGCAGTCATCCACAATTTCAACATGGAGACCGCATCAGCTGCCCAAGCCATCGCTAAGATCAAAGAGTTACCACTCGTCAGTAACGTCTACGATATCGAAAGTGAGCGTTCGCCTGATCGTTCAGGCGGTCTAGTCGTTGCTTTAAAACGACTTGAAGGAGACGCGTTGCGCCAATCAGCGATCGTTTATCTAGAACGAGAAGAGTCACGTCACGGGGTGGAACAAGAGTATCACGTCGAAAAGAAGCCGTTGCGTTTTGAAGAGAACCTTGAAAAACCATATCAACACGTGACGAATCCGAAAAAGAACGGATGA
- the rpmG gene encoding 50S ribosomal protein L33 — protein sequence MRVKITLACTETGDRTYITKKNKRNNPERLELKKYNPRLRKHTLHREVK from the coding sequence ATGCGCGTTAAAATCACATTAGCTTGCACTGAAACTGGTGACCGTACTTATATCACTAAAAAGAACAAGCGTAACAACCCAGAGCGTCTTGAGTTGAAGAAATACAACCCACGTCTCCGTAAGCACACACTTCACCGTGAAGTGAAATAA
- a CDS encoding 5-formyltetrahydrofolate cyclo-ligase, producing MNKQEVRRLIKERLDVMENRAEKERLIHEHVLLLPEWQQATCVAITLAFRNECDTRMLIEQAWQEGKTVLIPKVVGDEMVFYEHGPEDQLQANQMGIAEPIASARRASLDQAELCLVPGRAYRRDGYRLGWGGGYYDRALVPYTGCKVSIAFSEQLLPDFEVEAFDIPVDLIVTELEVIRC from the coding sequence ATGAACAAACAAGAAGTACGCCGTCTGATCAAAGAACGACTAGATGTGATGGAGAACCGTGCGGAAAAGGAACGATTGATTCACGAACATGTCTTGTTACTACCTGAATGGCAACAAGCGACCTGTGTCGCGATCACGTTAGCTTTTCGAAATGAATGTGATACAAGAATGCTGATTGAACAAGCGTGGCAAGAGGGCAAGACGGTCTTGATACCAAAAGTAGTCGGAGACGAGATGGTCTTTTATGAACATGGACCAGAAGATCAACTGCAAGCAAATCAGATGGGGATTGCTGAACCGATCGCTTCAGCACGTCGCGCCTCACTTGATCAAGCAGAGCTTTGCCTCGTTCCGGGTCGCGCCTATCGTCGGGACGGCTATCGTTTAGGATGGGGAGGAGGCTATTACGATCGTGCACTCGTGCCATATACAGGATGTAAAGTATCGATTGCCTTTTCTGAACAACTTCTTCCAGATTTCGAAGTGGAAGCCTTTGATATCCCCGTTGACTTGATCGTCACTGAATTAGAGGTCATCCGATGTTGA
- a CDS encoding DUF92 domain-containing protein — MLSATILFCLLLAWTGRSFRLLTTSGAIMTLLVGSGVSFGFGWQGLVVLLLFFGSSSLLSKVGRSRKQSVDSIVEKDGARDGWQVLANGGVAFVAALAYAMTMDFAYLLLFLFVIAASNADTWASEIGPLSRRDPWSLKTLRRVPAGTSGAMSLIGTIGTIAGAAFIAVAAHWIFSLSLRHVLLVTSIGVLGSLLDTLFGAVGQRVYRCTVCGEYTEKREHHGQPTAYVSGIRFLGNDAVNVLTSGLASGIGFIIVRFW; from the coding sequence ATGTTGAGCGCGACCATTTTGTTTTGTCTATTGCTTGCTTGGACCGGACGATCTTTTCGTTTATTGACGACAAGTGGTGCTATCATGACCCTGCTCGTCGGTAGTGGTGTCTCATTCGGATTCGGTTGGCAAGGATTAGTAGTACTTTTACTCTTCTTTGGTAGCTCGAGTCTGTTATCGAAGGTCGGACGATCTAGAAAACAATCGGTCGACTCCATCGTTGAGAAAGACGGCGCGCGTGACGGATGGCAAGTCCTTGCGAATGGAGGGGTAGCGTTCGTTGCTGCCTTAGCGTATGCCATGACGATGGATTTTGCGTATCTCTTGTTATTTCTATTCGTCATCGCAGCATCGAATGCTGATACGTGGGCATCTGAAATCGGACCGCTCTCAAGACGTGATCCGTGGTCTCTCAAAACGTTACGACGGGTACCAGCAGGAACGAGTGGAGCGATGTCGCTGATTGGAACGATCGGTACGATCGCAGGAGCTGCGTTCATCGCTGTAGCAGCGCATTGGATATTTTCTCTTTCTTTAAGACACGTCTTACTCGTAACAAGCATCGGTGTACTCGGGAGCCTACTGGATACACTATTTGGAGCGGTAGGGCAACGCGTTTACCGATGTACGGTTTGTGGGGAATACACGGAAAAGCGAGAGCACCATGGTCAACCGACAGCTTACGTTTCAGGCATTCGATTTTTAGGGAATGATGCTGTCAATGTCTTAACGAGTGGTTTGGCAAGCGGAATCGGGTTTATCATCGTTCGATTTTGGTAA
- a CDS encoding L-lactate dehydrogenase: protein MELHAKVTRVALIGAGAVGSSFAYQMSTAGLCEELVIIDVNKAKAEGEAMDLNHGTPFSSSPMRIWAGDYADCREAEVVVITAGAPQKPGETRLDLVAKNALIMKEMIRQIMDSGFDGIIVVASNPVDIMAHLAWKYSGLPKSRVFGSGTVLDTARLRQMLGEYFHIDSRNAHAYILGEHGDTEFAAWSNSRIYGKTIDELLAEDDRYSQADLDQIYINVRDAAYHIIERKGATYYAIGLGLVRIVRAILGNENCLLTVGAHVDGQYGISGIHIGVPAIINRQGVREIIEVSLTDEELKKFHHSADVLRQTLEPVLQG from the coding sequence ATGGAATTACATGCGAAAGTGACACGAGTAGCCCTCATTGGAGCTGGTGCAGTCGGTTCAAGCTTTGCCTATCAGATGTCAACAGCTGGACTTTGTGAAGAACTTGTCATCATTGATGTCAACAAAGCCAAAGCAGAGGGCGAGGCAATGGACTTAAACCACGGAACACCATTTAGCTCTTCACCGATGCGAATATGGGCTGGAGACTACGCGGACTGCCGCGAAGCGGAAGTCGTCGTCATCACGGCAGGCGCTCCACAAAAACCAGGTGAGACAAGACTCGATCTCGTTGCAAAGAATGCGTTGATCATGAAAGAAATGATTCGTCAAATCATGGATTCCGGTTTTGATGGTATCATCGTCGTGGCTTCTAATCCGGTTGATATCATGGCGCATCTTGCCTGGAAATATTCTGGTCTTCCGAAATCCCGCGTATTTGGATCAGGAACGGTGCTTGATACAGCGCGCCTGCGTCAAATGCTCGGAGAATACTTTCACATTGATTCCCGAAATGCCCATGCCTATATTCTTGGCGAACATGGTGATACGGAATTCGCTGCCTGGAGTAACAGCCGCATTTATGGAAAAACGATTGATGAACTACTTGCTGAAGACGATCGTTATTCTCAAGCAGATCTTGATCAAATCTACATCAACGTCCGAGATGCTGCTTATCATATTATCGAGCGCAAAGGGGCAACCTATTATGCGATTGGGCTTGGGCTCGTTCGTATCGTTCGTGCCATCCTCGGAAATGAGAACTGTCTGTTGACGGTCGGTGCGCATGTCGATGGTCAGTATGGAATTTCCGGTATCCATATTGGAGTTCCTGCCATCATCAATCGTCAAGGTGTGCGTGAAATCATTGAAGTCTCATTGACGGATGAAGAGTTGAAGAAATTCCATCATTCTGCTGATGTATTGCGTCAGACGCTTGAACCCGTCTTACAAGGATAA
- a CDS encoding GNAT family N-acetyltransferase, with translation MYTFRKLTKEDAEQYWNLRLEGLKNHPDAFGHSFDDEQQTPLREVQEGLEGEPDSDEVWLGMFDGDTLFGFGQVKPYELSRESHKAMISGVYVSPEYRGGTGRALMEALIEEAKKLPDVEQVILAVLSGNEAAQNLYESLGFEVYAEDPDSVKLEDGTYRDDIWMKKYV, from the coding sequence ATGTATACTTTTCGAAAACTAACTAAAGAGGATGCAGAACAATACTGGAATCTACGCCTTGAGGGATTAAAAAATCATCCAGATGCATTCGGTCATTCGTTTGATGATGAACAGCAAACCCCGCTCCGCGAAGTACAAGAAGGACTTGAGGGAGAACCCGACTCCGATGAGGTTTGGCTTGGTATGTTCGACGGTGATACATTGTTTGGGTTTGGTCAGGTCAAACCATATGAATTGTCACGTGAATCGCATAAAGCGATGATTTCCGGAGTATACGTATCACCTGAATATCGTGGGGGTACTGGTCGCGCTCTGATGGAAGCCTTAATCGAGGAAGCGAAGAAGTTACCGGACGTCGAGCAAGTCATTCTTGCCGTTTTATCAGGGAACGAAGCCGCACAAAATCTTTATGAGTCGCTCGGTTTTGAAGTATATGCCGAAGATCCAGATTCCGTAAAATTAGAAGACGGCACATATCGTGATGATATTTGGATGAAGAAGTACGTCTAA